Proteins encoded by one window of Anaeromyxobacter diazotrophicus:
- a CDS encoding formate dehydrogenase subunit gamma has product MATTEKDLRTPAAVGHGEEQPLLRRYPEWERLVHWGVAIAYIFLFLSGLALFHPFFFWTAALFGGGPLLRILHPFLGVTLALLFYPYAAQLWRDNLMTPTDWRWTRHAFDYMNKRYENPPDTGKYNGGQKLMYWSMVAVIAVLVTTGVLIWQPYFAPAFSATTRKAAAVLHAISAFIMFVGIGIHVYAGFWTKGSFRAMTRGTVTRGWARLHYPGWYRQMTGKEP; this is encoded by the coding sequence ATGGCCACCACCGAGAAGGACCTCCGGACCCCAGCGGCTGTCGGTCACGGCGAGGAGCAGCCGCTCCTCCGCCGCTACCCGGAGTGGGAGCGGCTCGTCCACTGGGGCGTCGCCATCGCGTACATCTTCCTCTTCCTGTCGGGCCTGGCGCTCTTCCACCCCTTCTTCTTCTGGACGGCGGCGCTCTTCGGCGGCGGCCCGCTCCTGCGGATCCTGCACCCGTTCCTCGGCGTGACGCTCGCCCTGCTCTTCTACCCGTACGCGGCGCAGCTCTGGCGCGACAACCTGATGACGCCGACGGACTGGCGGTGGACCCGCCACGCGTTCGACTACATGAACAAGCGGTACGAGAACCCGCCGGACACCGGCAAGTACAACGGCGGCCAGAAGCTCATGTACTGGTCGATGGTCGCCGTCATCGCCGTGCTGGTGACGACCGGCGTCCTCATCTGGCAGCCCTACTTCGCGCCGGCGTTCTCCGCCACCACGCGCAAGGCGGCGGCGGTGCTGCACGCGATCAGCGCCTTCATCATGTTCGTGGGCATCGGCATCCACGTCTACGCGGGCTTCTGGACCAAGGGGTCGTTCCGGGCGATGACGCGCGGCACCGTCACGCGCGGCTGGGCGCGCCTGCACTACCCCGGCTGGTACCGGCAGATGACGGGCAAGGAGCCGTGA
- the fdnG gene encoding formate dehydrogenase-N subunit alpha yields MQITRRQFVKYAAGGVGATSLTALGFSPARALAEVRQFKLTHTSETRNTCPYCSVGCGVILYTLGDRSKNARSEIVHVEGDPDHPVNRGTLCPKGAALLDFVHSPNRLKHPEYRGPGETEWKKVTWEWALDRIARLMKDDRDRNFVARNEKGVTVNRWTTVGFLAASASSNESGYLTHKILRSLGMTAIDNQARVUHGPTVAGLAPTFGRGAMTNHWADIKNADVVLVMGGNPAEAHPCGFKWVIEAKVKKGARLIVVDPRFTRTAAVADHFAQLRPGTDIAFLGGLVNHLLSTGKIQREYVKSYTNAPFLVRGDYGFDDGLFSGYDAEKRKYDKSSWSYELDEKGFAKVDPTLEHPRSVYQLMKKHYARYTPELVERVTGVPKAKFAQICDVIASTAAPNRTMTSLYALGWTQHSVGSQNIRAIACVQLLLGNMGMIGGGVNALRGHSNIQGLTDIGILSQSLPGYLTLPSDTEDKYQGYMEKRIQKPLRPGQMSYWQNYPKFHVSLMKSWWGAAATKENDWAYDYLPKLDKPYDVLTAFDLMHQGKLEGYFCQGFNPLASVPDKNKNVEALSKLKYLVVIDPLVTETSTFWKDHGPLNAVDPRKIQTEVFRLPSTCFAEEEGSLVNSGRWLQWHWQAAEPPGEAKHDTEIVGELFLKLRALYQKEGGAFPDPILKLTWPYRQPRAPSPEELAKEFNGYALADQPDPKNPGQFLAREGELLPGFGLLKDDGTTASGCWIFCGSWTEKGNQMARRDPADPSGLGQTQSWAWSWPANRRVLYNRASCDPSGKPWDPERKLISWNGKKWTGVDVPDYRPDAAPDEGLSPFIMNPEGVGRLFALDKMAEGPFPEHYEPFETPLDKNPFGKSLSNPAARLFKGDRERMGTAKDFPFVGTTYRLTEHFHFWTKHTRIGAVLQPEQFVELGEALARERGIANGDRVVVRSKRGELTAKAVVTKRIQPLSIEGKPVHTVGLPLHWGFEGLTKPGYLVNTLTPFVGDANIQTPEFKAFLVDVRKA; encoded by the coding sequence ATGCAGATCACGCGTAGACAGTTCGTGAAGTACGCCGCGGGCGGCGTGGGTGCGACCAGCCTCACGGCGCTCGGCTTCTCGCCCGCCCGGGCGCTGGCCGAGGTGCGGCAGTTCAAGCTGACCCACACCTCGGAGACGCGGAACACCTGCCCCTACTGCTCGGTGGGCTGCGGCGTCATCCTCTACACGCTCGGCGACCGCTCGAAGAACGCCCGCAGCGAGATCGTCCACGTCGAGGGGGACCCGGACCATCCGGTGAACCGGGGCACCCTCTGCCCCAAGGGCGCCGCCCTGCTCGACTTCGTGCACAGCCCGAACCGGCTCAAGCACCCCGAGTACCGCGGGCCCGGCGAGACCGAGTGGAAGAAGGTCACCTGGGAGTGGGCGCTCGACCGCATCGCGCGCCTCATGAAGGACGACCGCGACCGGAACTTCGTCGCCCGGAACGAGAAGGGCGTCACCGTCAACCGGTGGACCACCGTCGGCTTCCTGGCCGCCAGCGCCTCCTCCAACGAGTCCGGCTACCTCACCCACAAGATCCTGCGGTCGCTCGGCATGACCGCCATCGACAACCAAGCCAGGGTCTGACACGGCCCCACGGTGGCCGGTCTGGCCCCCACGTTCGGCCGTGGCGCGATGACGAACCACTGGGCCGACATCAAGAACGCAGATGTCGTGCTGGTGATGGGCGGCAACCCCGCCGAGGCCCACCCCTGCGGCTTCAAGTGGGTGATCGAGGCCAAGGTGAAGAAGGGGGCGCGGCTCATCGTCGTCGACCCACGCTTCACCCGCACCGCCGCGGTCGCCGACCACTTCGCGCAGCTCCGCCCCGGGACCGACATCGCCTTCCTGGGCGGGCTCGTGAACCACCTGCTCTCGACCGGCAAGATCCAGCGCGAGTACGTGAAGAGCTACACCAACGCGCCTTTCCTCGTCCGCGGCGACTACGGCTTCGACGACGGGCTCTTCTCCGGCTACGACGCCGAGAAGCGCAAGTACGACAAGTCGAGCTGGTCGTACGAGCTCGACGAGAAGGGGTTCGCCAAGGTCGACCCGACGCTCGAGCACCCGCGCTCGGTCTACCAGCTCATGAAGAAGCACTACGCCCGCTACACCCCGGAGCTGGTGGAGCGGGTGACCGGCGTACCGAAGGCGAAGTTCGCGCAGATCTGCGACGTCATCGCCAGCACCGCGGCGCCGAACCGCACCATGACGAGCCTCTACGCGCTCGGCTGGACGCAGCACTCGGTGGGCTCTCAGAACATCCGCGCCATCGCCTGCGTGCAGCTGCTCCTCGGCAACATGGGGATGATCGGCGGCGGCGTGAACGCGCTGCGCGGCCACTCCAACATCCAGGGCCTCACCGACATCGGCATCCTGTCGCAGTCGCTGCCCGGCTACCTCACCCTGCCGAGCGACACCGAGGACAAGTACCAGGGGTACATGGAGAAGCGGATCCAGAAGCCGCTTCGCCCCGGCCAGATGTCGTACTGGCAGAACTACCCCAAGTTCCACGTCTCGCTCATGAAGTCGTGGTGGGGCGCGGCGGCGACGAAGGAGAACGACTGGGCGTACGACTACCTGCCCAAGCTCGACAAGCCGTACGACGTCCTGACCGCCTTCGACCTCATGCACCAGGGCAAGCTCGAGGGCTACTTCTGCCAGGGCTTCAACCCGCTCGCCTCGGTGCCGGACAAGAACAAGAACGTCGAGGCGCTCTCGAAGCTCAAGTACCTGGTGGTCATCGATCCGCTCGTCACCGAGACCAGCACCTTCTGGAAGGATCACGGCCCGCTCAACGCCGTCGACCCGCGGAAGATCCAGACCGAGGTGTTCCGGCTTCCCTCCACCTGCTTCGCCGAGGAGGAGGGCTCGCTCGTCAACAGCGGCCGCTGGCTGCAGTGGCACTGGCAGGCGGCGGAGCCGCCGGGCGAGGCGAAGCACGACACCGAGATCGTGGGCGAGCTGTTCCTGAAGCTGCGCGCGCTCTACCAGAAGGAGGGCGGCGCCTTCCCGGATCCCATCCTGAAGCTGACCTGGCCCTACCGCCAGCCGCGGGCGCCGTCGCCGGAGGAGCTGGCGAAGGAGTTCAACGGCTACGCGCTCGCCGACCAGCCCGATCCGAAGAACCCGGGCCAGTTCCTGGCGCGCGAGGGCGAGCTGCTCCCCGGGTTCGGCCTGCTCAAGGACGACGGCACCACCGCCTCCGGCTGCTGGATCTTCTGCGGCTCCTGGACCGAGAAGGGCAACCAGATGGCGCGGCGCGACCCGGCCGACCCGAGCGGCCTGGGCCAGACGCAGAGCTGGGCCTGGTCCTGGCCGGCCAACCGGCGCGTCCTCTACAACCGCGCCTCCTGCGATCCGTCCGGGAAGCCGTGGGATCCGGAGCGGAAGCTCATCTCCTGGAACGGGAAGAAGTGGACCGGCGTCGACGTGCCCGACTACCGGCCCGACGCCGCGCCGGACGAGGGCCTCTCGCCCTTCATCATGAACCCCGAGGGCGTGGGGCGGCTCTTCGCGCTCGACAAGATGGCGGAGGGCCCCTTCCCCGAGCACTACGAGCCGTTCGAGACCCCGCTCGACAAGAACCCCTTCGGCAAGAGCCTCTCCAACCCGGCCGCGCGCCTCTTCAAGGGCGATCGAGAGCGGATGGGCACCGCCAAGGACTTCCCGTTCGTCGGGACCACCTACCGGCTCACCGAGCACTTCCACTTCTGGACCAAGCACACCCGCATCGGCGCGGTGCTGCAGCCGGAGCAGTTCGTGGAGCTGGGGGAGGCGCTGGCGCGCGAGCGCGGCATCGCCAACGGCGACCGGGTGGTGGTGCGCTCGAAGCGCGGCGAGCTGACCGCGAAGGCGGTGGTGACGAAGCGCATCCAGCCGCTCAGCATCGAGGGGAAGCCGGTCCACACGGTCGGGCTCCCCTTGCACTGGGGCTTCGAGGGGCTCACGAAGCCGGGCTACCTCGTCAACACGCTCACGCCGTTCGTGGGCGACGCCAACATCCAGACGCCGGAGTTCAAGGCGTTCCTGGTCGACGTCCGGAAGGCCTAG
- the fdxH gene encoding formate dehydrogenase subunit beta gives MALQSLDVQRRSATSTASPQARKTLEVAKLIDVSRCIGCKACQSACMEWNDLRDEVGVNEGFYTNPKDLSDQSWTLMRFYEENIEGSLQWLILKDGCLHCTEPGCLKACPAPGAIVQFTNGLVDFHQENCIGCGYCISGCPFNIPRLSKHDNKAYKCTLCSDRVSVGLEPACIKTCPTQALSFGSKEDMLAQAEHRLDDLRERGFTKAAVYDPQGVGGTHVVFVLPHGDQPEKYGLPKDPHLGPLLSVWRSWVSRSLGVFTMFAVVVAGVFHYMKVGPLEEPKDDPPAPPSPPRKEA, from the coding sequence ATGGCTCTCCAGTCGCTCGACGTCCAGCGCCGCTCCGCCACCTCGACCGCCTCGCCGCAGGCACGCAAGACCCTCGAGGTCGCGAAGCTCATCGACGTGTCCCGCTGCATCGGCTGCAAGGCCTGCCAGTCGGCCTGCATGGAGTGGAACGACCTCCGCGACGAGGTGGGGGTGAACGAGGGGTTCTACACGAACCCCAAGGACCTCTCCGACCAGTCGTGGACCTTGATGCGGTTCTACGAGGAGAACATCGAGGGCTCGCTGCAGTGGCTCATCCTGAAGGACGGGTGCCTCCACTGCACCGAGCCGGGCTGTCTCAAGGCGTGCCCGGCGCCGGGCGCCATCGTGCAGTTCACGAACGGCCTCGTCGACTTCCACCAGGAGAACTGCATCGGCTGCGGGTACTGCATCTCCGGCTGCCCGTTCAACATCCCGCGGCTCTCGAAGCACGACAACAAGGCCTACAAGTGCACGCTCTGCTCCGACCGCGTCTCGGTGGGGCTCGAGCCGGCGTGCATCAAGACCTGCCCGACGCAGGCGCTCTCCTTCGGGTCGAAGGAGGACATGCTCGCTCAGGCGGAGCACCGCCTCGACGACCTGCGCGAGCGCGGGTTCACGAAGGCCGCCGTCTACGACCCGCAGGGCGTGGGCGGGACGCACGTGGTGTTCGTGCTGCCGCACGGCGACCAGCCCGAGAAGTACGGCCTGCCCAAGGACCCGCACCTCGGCCCGCTGCTCTCGGTGTGGCGGAGCTGGGTGTCGCGCTCGCTCGGCGTCTTCACCATGTTCGCGGTCGTGGTGGCGGGCGTCTTCCACTACATGAAGGTGGGTCCGCTGGAGGAGCCGAAGGACGACCCTCCGGCGCCGCCGAGCCCGCCGCGGAAGGAGGCCTGA